A genomic region of Rhipicephalus sanguineus isolate Rsan-2018 chromosome 3, BIME_Rsan_1.4, whole genome shotgun sequence contains the following coding sequences:
- the LOC119385482 gene encoding uncharacterized protein LOC119385482, whose translation MDATTSDRPTIGAEGIATVQIHLPSFWPQNPAALFTHVEVIFALRRITSQQAKRLQQLLNEEELGDRRPSELLRRMQQLLIGCKLDVNSPLLREQFFQRLPQNVVLALATAPDDLPLDKLAEQADRVADYAVGGTVATASSVPLSQLEDRQSRLEQLIDDLAETVNALRPPSHPLRRDRDYRPRLSPRSSSRSGPRRRVYCWYHSNFGASARQCRPPCSWQGNVPQSH comes from the exons ATGGACGCGACCACAAGCGACAGACCGACGATCGGCGCCGAGGGCATCGCCACGGTGCAGATTCACCTGCCGTCGTTTTGGCCCCAGAATCCTGCAGCCTTGTTCACGCACGTGGAGGTCATCTTTGCCCTTCGGCGCATTACCTCGCAACAAGCGAA gcgtcttcagcagcttctcaACGAAGAGGAGCTCGGTGACCGGCGACCGTCAGAACTGCTACGTCGCATGCAGCAGCTTCTCATTGGCTGTAAGTTGGATGTAAACAGCCCGCTGCTGCGAGAACAGTTTTTCCAGCGCCTGCCACAGAATGTAGTCCTTGCCTTGGCTACCGCACCTGACGACCTGCCCCTCGACAAGCTGGCGGAGCAGGCCGATCGCGTCGCTGACTATGCAGTAGGAGGTACTGTGGCTACGGCATCTAGCGTTCCGTTGTCGCAACTCGAGGACCGGCAGTCTCGCCTGGAGCAACTGATCGACGACCTCGCCGAGACTGTTAATGCCCTACGGCCACCGTCTCACCCTCTTCGACGAGACCGCGATTATCGTCCCAGATTGTCTCCAAGGTCTAGCTCCCGTTCCGGTCCTCGTCGACGCGTCTACTGCTGGTATCACAGCAACTTCGGTGCCAGCGCGCGTCAGTGTCGTCCTCCTTGCAGCTGGCAGGGAAACGTACCGCAGAGCCACTGA